Proteins encoded together in one Chitinophaga sp. LS1 window:
- a CDS encoding non-ribosomal peptide synthetase, translating into MQHNIQSIQILTPLQEGLLFHSLAKTDDQAYFEQYCFTLPGKIDEVCFEKSLAFIFQRHDALRTKFIADKGVRPVQVILESMTPELSVHPLEKDEPAKQQAYLDTFLEQDRLRSFELQSGPLFRVAILQLGDVSKLVVSFHHIILDGWSYAIIMHELISHYRAEKNGLQFQPGKPVSFTGITGWLATQKQEEITAYWLKHLDIEPDFTVASLTPVFMQPSVSMQQVSLQTVLTKEVSNALKQAAVNLRVSVNSILYGIWGILLSRYSRRQKVVSGVTVSGREIDIPDAERVVGMCINTMPFAFQVEDTLLLDQYFKDISGRLISSFPYQYCSVVEIQHAAGIEGALFDHILAVEDYPFDEVKNQRDDKVFETTVFDRTNYPLSVHISVGEGILWRLSYNPDRYPDALMVQVLKHIELLATQVAAAVSHGLRLSDISIWGDVHTNRLINSFNDTKGDYPVEETLLSIYYAQLNRQSPAVLEDENHRFTVKEIERYSNVVQSALAGAGIEKGDVVAICCERSVWLMVAIMGVLKRGATYLPIDMRLPEERISYMMQDAGAKVVLGYGKLSFSTGADNLYIDIESAIQQPHVSGIDVVALEPADAAYIIYTSGSTGNPKGVVVEHGAVVNRIYWMQKEYPLSQTDCILQKTTSSFDVSVWELFHWLFSGCNTFFLAAGKESAPDEMIRTIKERQITVIHFVPSMLTLFMDMLLQEGNTSDCASLQYVFSSGEALSFGAVLQFNDYLYRQHNTLLINLYGPTEATVDCTGFVCSPLAETYKYIPIGKPLLNDRAYIFDEQYRLLPPWIAGELWVAGVGVARGYIGKESLTREKFMADPFVKGERMYRTGDLVMWSDTGNLIYLGRIDQQIKFNGQRIEPGDIEAKILLLKGVREAVVLLHKKAAGISMLYALYTGDEIPLLSIREQLAKWLPAYMIPSGFKCVEHIPRLGSGKINRKEVLLLLKDEVPVTAGLQEDAVQLELRQIWQKLIGKQVDPAQDFFANGGHSLTAIRMLSAIRRNFDVQVSLPDILTHNTLKDLSAFIKEQQPASATIVTASPAPDAMALLPAQENIYVLESLPDIGTTYHVPGLIRLEEKPDEQLLLQAIKGLMKRHTVLCTRFVQIDGNVQQQILPADIVFDAFMIVGGLTYLEPDSEDPLAVFRQQRQKIAIDQAPLCRFYLLQQNSVFFLLMDIHHLITDEYSNTVFLRELIQLYHQEELPQPSLQFHDVVKWYEQTYLPGEQYANDKAWWATWLEALPASLQLPAPAITGDSLFEGNTLQDVFPAGVAGKIRSLSADLGVTDFAVILSVFQLVLARLTKQASFTCGIPVSNRSIAGMEEVTGFMVNTLPIRADLLPAVPFREYMRETGRRLTALMQHAWYPLSHILMDKKLAGSGNTQPLFNILFNYVVLPQDDDERDFPDKQLETDAKFDLSIEVTAQHETFFISVIYATGKVDAAFPQLLYDTFCELLEGDIKKLNTFIAVKLPAVETPVPLIVTRDTTADTIVLQQLSLLFKETLGLEVVHPEDDFFFSGGHSLLAIKLINRIRERLKVKLNLYDVFNNPRLIDLASLITSLERAADQDIPMAGERDFYAVSPLQRRLWLLQTNEPKDISYNMTTAFRVMIALNKPLLEECLDYLVQRHDQLRASIVLHDDGPVVKLSGTLLSAAYLHYVDGVESVEEFKSLAGDFCNQPFILNQGPLFRVMIMQNSPQDFYIVFNLHHIITDGWSISILLSELILLYNAKLKGDHYSLPPLSLRYVDFAQWMSGRNQQDSSAYWLSRIGPQIRQAAFPHVKTEDNLLGATSNFILPDDLSRLVIQTALERKCTTFQLMMFAFALLQSRLSGNDHFIIGTSVSGRTSSAMEPVVGFFVNMMPVVVNIDKQVTLREALQHFAAGMAADMAHAAIPFDELSALFRKDRAIQLGNYINTRFVYNDFSSLDIHAGDIAVEEIEVKMEGSKFDLSFTVQPLGEGLSLNVEYRTSMYTQTVIHTYANQWQMMLKRVCELDDVKVESLFLTGWDESAVNLKSRSHELLKHLKGVS; encoded by the coding sequence ATGCAGCATAATATTCAAAGTATACAAATACTAACACCCCTGCAGGAAGGGTTGTTATTTCATTCCTTGGCAAAGACGGATGATCAGGCTTATTTTGAGCAATATTGTTTTACCCTGCCTGGTAAGATAGATGAAGTCTGTTTTGAAAAAAGTCTTGCCTTCATATTTCAACGGCATGATGCATTACGTACAAAGTTTATTGCTGATAAGGGCGTTCGGCCAGTGCAGGTGATACTGGAAAGTATGACACCGGAGTTAAGTGTTCACCCGCTGGAAAAGGATGAACCGGCTAAACAGCAGGCATACCTGGATACATTTCTTGAACAGGACAGGTTACGTTCTTTTGAGCTGCAGTCAGGACCATTGTTCCGGGTAGCGATATTACAACTGGGCGATGTTTCAAAGCTGGTGGTTTCATTTCACCACATAATTCTTGATGGCTGGAGTTATGCGATTATCATGCATGAATTGATCAGTCATTACCGCGCAGAAAAGAACGGGCTGCAGTTTCAACCTGGTAAGCCGGTTTCTTTTACGGGTATTACGGGTTGGCTGGCCACACAGAAACAGGAAGAGATAACGGCTTACTGGTTAAAGCACCTGGATATTGAACCGGATTTTACGGTGGCTTCTTTAACACCCGTTTTTATGCAGCCCTCCGTTAGCATGCAGCAGGTTTCCCTGCAAACGGTTTTAACGAAGGAGGTATCAAATGCATTAAAACAGGCAGCAGTAAACCTCCGGGTAAGCGTTAATTCCATCTTATATGGTATATGGGGAATTTTATTGTCTCGATACAGCCGCAGGCAAAAAGTTGTTTCGGGTGTAACGGTGTCCGGACGTGAAATTGACATCCCTGATGCCGAACGTGTGGTGGGTATGTGTATCAATACAATGCCATTCGCATTCCAGGTAGAAGATACCTTATTACTGGATCAGTATTTTAAGGATATTTCGGGGAGACTGATCAGCAGCTTTCCCTATCAGTATTGTTCCGTAGTGGAAATTCAACATGCGGCAGGAATAGAAGGGGCACTGTTTGATCATATACTGGCAGTGGAAGATTACCCGTTTGATGAAGTGAAAAACCAGCGCGATGATAAGGTATTTGAAACAACTGTATTTGATCGTACCAATTATCCCTTATCTGTTCATATATCTGTAGGAGAGGGTATTTTATGGCGACTATCCTACAACCCGGACAGGTATCCGGATGCACTTATGGTGCAGGTGCTCAAACACATTGAACTGCTGGCTACCCAGGTAGCAGCAGCTGTTAGTCATGGTTTACGGCTCTCAGACATCAGCATATGGGGGGATGTCCATACGAATAGACTGATCAATAGTTTCAATGATACAAAAGGCGATTATCCGGTAGAAGAAACGCTTTTATCGATTTATTACGCGCAGCTAAATCGTCAGTCGCCGGCTGTTCTTGAAGATGAAAATCACCGGTTTACAGTAAAGGAAATAGAACGGTACAGTAATGTGGTACAGTCTGCACTGGCCGGCGCCGGCATTGAAAAAGGGGATGTAGTAGCTATTTGCTGCGAACGGTCTGTATGGCTGATGGTGGCTATCATGGGGGTTTTAAAACGTGGAGCCACTTACCTGCCGATTGATATGCGGTTACCAGAAGAACGTATCTCCTACATGATGCAGGATGCGGGGGCAAAGGTGGTGCTTGGGTATGGTAAACTTTCTTTTAGTACTGGCGCAGATAACCTTTACATAGATATTGAATCTGCTATTCAACAGCCGCATGTATCCGGCATTGATGTGGTTGCCCTGGAACCGGCAGATGCGGCATATATTATTTATACTTCCGGATCTACCGGTAACCCTAAGGGAGTGGTGGTGGAGCATGGGGCTGTGGTGAACAGGATATACTGGATGCAAAAAGAGTATCCACTGTCACAAACAGATTGCATCCTGCAAAAAACCACCAGCAGTTTTGACGTTTCAGTATGGGAGCTATTTCACTGGTTGTTTTCCGGATGCAATACTTTCTTTTTAGCAGCAGGGAAGGAAAGTGCACCAGACGAGATGATACGCACGATCAAAGAGCGGCAGATTACAGTGATTCATTTTGTACCTTCTATGTTGACTCTGTTTATGGACATGCTGTTACAGGAAGGTAATACCAGCGATTGCGCTTCTCTGCAATATGTTTTTTCCAGTGGAGAGGCATTATCCTTTGGAGCAGTACTACAGTTTAATGACTACTTATACCGGCAGCATAATACCCTGCTGATTAATCTGTATGGACCAACGGAAGCGACGGTGGACTGTACCGGGTTTGTTTGTTCTCCTTTAGCGGAAACTTATAAATATATTCCAATCGGAAAGCCTTTGCTAAATGACAGGGCTTATATCTTTGACGAACAGTACCGGTTACTGCCACCGTGGATAGCAGGCGAACTATGGGTTGCTGGTGTCGGCGTGGCACGTGGTTATATTGGTAAAGAATCACTGACCAGGGAAAAGTTTATGGCAGATCCTTTTGTAAAAGGCGAGCGGATGTACCGTACCGGGGATCTTGTGATGTGGAGTGATACCGGCAATCTCATATACCTGGGCAGAATAGATCAGCAGATCAAATTCAATGGCCAGCGGATAGAACCCGGTGATATTGAAGCAAAAATATTATTGTTGAAAGGAGTGCGGGAAGCCGTTGTCCTGTTGCATAAAAAGGCGGCTGGAATTTCCATGTTATATGCTCTTTATACAGGAGATGAAATACCGCTGCTTAGCATCCGGGAACAACTGGCCAAATGGCTTCCTGCATATATGATCCCCTCTGGTTTTAAGTGTGTGGAACATATACCGCGACTGGGCAGTGGAAAGATTAACCGTAAGGAGGTACTTTTATTACTGAAAGATGAAGTGCCTGTCACTGCTGGTTTGCAGGAAGATGCAGTACAACTTGAATTAAGGCAGATATGGCAAAAACTGATCGGGAAGCAGGTAGACCCCGCACAGGATTTCTTTGCCAATGGCGGGCATAGCCTCACCGCTATCAGGATGTTGTCTGCTATCAGAAGAAATTTTGATGTACAGGTTTCCTTACCGGATATATTAACACATAACACGCTGAAAGACCTGTCGGCTTTCATAAAAGAACAGCAACCAGCCTCCGCAACTATTGTTACAGCTTCTCCTGCGCCGGATGCAATGGCACTGCTTCCTGCACAGGAAAATATTTACGTGTTGGAGAGTTTGCCTGATATTGGTACTACTTACCATGTTCCGGGCCTGATCCGCCTGGAAGAAAAGCCGGATGAACAACTTTTGCTGCAGGCTATAAAAGGGCTGATGAAAAGACATACTGTTCTTTGTACCAGGTTTGTACAAATTGATGGTAATGTGCAACAGCAAATACTTCCTGCAGATATAGTATTTGATGCATTCATGATAGTGGGAGGATTGACTTACCTGGAGCCGGATAGCGAAGATCCATTGGCCGTATTCCGGCAGCAAAGGCAAAAAATAGCTATTGATCAGGCGCCATTGTGCAGGTTTTATCTGTTGCAGCAAAATAGTGTTTTCTTCCTGTTAATGGATATACATCATCTTATCACAGATGAGTATTCCAACACTGTATTCCTCCGGGAATTAATACAGTTATATCATCAGGAAGAACTTCCACAGCCTTCCCTACAGTTTCATGATGTGGTAAAATGGTATGAACAAACATATCTTCCGGGAGAGCAATATGCAAACGACAAAGCGTGGTGGGCCACATGGTTGGAAGCATTGCCGGCTTCATTACAGTTGCCGGCTCCGGCTATTACCGGTGATTCATTGTTTGAAGGAAATACATTACAGGATGTATTTCCTGCCGGTGTCGCCGGTAAGATCCGGTCATTGTCGGCAGATCTGGGTGTAACAGACTTCGCCGTAATATTATCTGTGTTCCAGTTGGTATTAGCCCGTTTAACAAAACAAGCCAGCTTTACGTGTGGTATTCCTGTTTCCAACAGGAGCATTGCCGGTATGGAAGAGGTTACCGGGTTTATGGTAAACACGCTTCCCATCCGGGCAGATTTGCTGCCGGCGGTTCCCTTCCGGGAATATATGCGGGAAACAGGCAGGCGGTTAACAGCATTGATGCAACATGCATGGTATCCGCTTTCACATATTCTGATGGATAAGAAGTTAGCCGGCTCCGGTAATACACAACCCCTGTTTAATATTCTTTTCAATTACGTGGTATTACCACAGGATGACGATGAACGGGATTTTCCGGACAAGCAGCTTGAGACGGATGCTAAATTTGATCTCAGTATTGAAGTTACCGCGCAACACGAAACTTTTTTTATTTCTGTGATATATGCTACCGGAAAAGTGGATGCGGCTTTCCCGCAATTATTGTATGATACTTTCTGTGAACTGCTGGAGGGAGATATTAAAAAGCTGAATACTTTCATCGCAGTTAAACTGCCTGCAGTTGAAACGCCGGTGCCATTGATCGTTACAAGGGATACAACTGCCGATACCATTGTATTGCAACAGCTATCCCTGTTATTTAAAGAAACACTGGGGCTTGAAGTAGTACATCCTGAAGATGACTTTTTCTTTTCAGGCGGTCATAGTCTGTTAGCGATTAAACTGATTAACAGGATACGGGAGCGGCTCAAAGTAAAGCTCAATCTGTACGATGTATTTAATAACCCGCGGTTGATCGACCTTGCATCATTGATCACCTCCCTTGAAAGAGCGGCTGATCAGGATATTCCAATGGCTGGGGAGCGCGATTTTTATGCGGTTTCACCTTTGCAGAGAAGGCTCTGGTTGCTTCAGACCAATGAACCGAAGGATATCTCTTACAATATGACCACCGCTTTCAGGGTAATGATTGCTTTAAACAAACCATTACTTGAAGAATGCCTGGATTACCTTGTGCAGCGTCATGATCAGCTGAGAGCAAGCATAGTGCTGCATGATGATGGTCCTGTAGTAAAATTATCAGGAACACTGCTTTCAGCTGCTTATCTGCATTATGTAGATGGTGTTGAAAGCGTAGAGGAATTTAAATCCCTGGCAGGTGATTTCTGTAACCAGCCGTTCATATTGAATCAGGGGCCGTTATTCCGTGTCATGATCATGCAAAATAGTCCGCAGGATTTTTATATCGTATTCAACCTGCACCATATTATTACGGATGGATGGTCTATCTCTATCCTGTTATCAGAATTGATCCTGCTTTACAATGCAAAACTAAAAGGAGATCATTATTCGTTGCCTCCACTTTCTTTACGTTATGTAGATTTTGCACAATGGATGTCTGGAAGGAATCAGCAAGACTCATCCGCATACTGGTTGTCGAGAATTGGACCACAGATCCGGCAGGCCGCTTTTCCACATGTAAAAACTGAAGACAATTTATTGGGAGCCACTTCGAATTTTATTCTGCCTGACGATCTTTCACGTCTGGTTATACAAACAGCCCTGGAAAGGAAATGCACTACATTTCAACTAATGATGTTTGCTTTTGCATTATTGCAATCCAGGCTTTCGGGCAATGATCATTTTATAATTGGCACCTCTGTATCCGGGAGGACGAGCAGTGCCATGGAGCCTGTTGTAGGATTTTTTGTGAATATGATGCCTGTGGTTGTAAATATTGATAAACAGGTTACACTCCGGGAAGCCTTACAGCATTTTGCAGCAGGTATGGCTGCTGATATGGCACATGCCGCCATTCCATTTGATGAGTTGTCTGCCTTATTCAGAAAAGACAGAGCGATACAGTTAGGGAATTATATCAACACCCGGTTTGTATATAACGATTTTTCTTCGCTGGATATACATGCCGGTGATATTGCAGTTGAAGAGATAGAAGTGAAAATGGAAGGAAGCAAGTTTGATCTCAGTTTTACCGTGCAACCACTCGGAGAAGGTTTATCACTCAATGTTGAATATAGAACAAGCATGTATACCCAAACGGTGATCCATACTTATGCGAATCAATGGCAAATGATGCTGAAACGTGTTTGTGAATTGGACGACGTGAAGGTGGAATCGCTTTTTTTAACCGGTTGGGATGAATCTGCTGTCAACCTGAAATCCCGTTCTCATGAACTATTGAAACATTTGAAAGGTGTATCATAA
- a CDS encoding amino acid adenylation domain-containing protein, with protein sequence MSTFHISPVQKRIFRHSREKQLFHHALFHINVPVAHDLVQRWRQLVNKHSILRTTFTYNNNVLLPFQEITTADHTTVKVITADEKDIADNWNMFTKEESDAIRLIIFQTTEEQPVYFGIVSPAVYLDSWSLRYLAQQLITTAGINAESPEFVQYVEWLEQLSPPDEGLPAGLEAAWTTGTGACTLTLEEGHAGGQTYITQEVILPDDLLTELNAIALKMDLRPCDIWYWAWTNLLALYQEQEQGSHLLVSSGRSFEEFREIPGPFAKAITYHIRKEQQQDILSLKEQRESLEVYREYFNPEGMPAHSCSFEYLERIHFPETVMKEMPACIDSLSVNEPFVLSFFAEERVDTTRVILQANEQAISAVSLAWISHTLLQYIKAFAEQEGDAINIPVLLTPDAEKKILDELVFGTDILYDKETLTDIFIDTVTRFPESNAVIWGQGSMTYRELFFRARQLSETLMEQFDISPGDRVVVHVSRTEKVVPLIWGIIFSGATYIPADKQYPEERIRYILEQSDAKLLITDSTMDTMLKKVSMDQLLAESAVISLSRSLPVCGADHPVYILYTSGTTGLPKGCVITMDNLLHYTRWANSYYFNDAAEGVMPLFTTLAFDLTVTSFFCTLMRGAALYVFGEQDYINQLISDSFKGLSGIDTIKLTPSHIRILPYLDVHTTHINTCIVGGEALLESDVKILRALNPGMNIYNEYGPTECTVGCIVWKVPETFHTILVGKPISNTSAFIFNTDMELCSPGIEGEIYISGKTVGAGYFRDDEKTAARFIPVAGTSSKLYRTGDKGYWMPDGNIRYTGRNDQMIKIRGYRIEPGEIAAVIRQVAGVNDAFVMACMNADNELELVGYYEGTQLLTDKIQAQLNIHLPVYMHPPHLIALEKFPLNVNGKLDMAALPSPEEVRGRMHHYVAPQKKLEKLLAGVWETVMKRTQIGIHDHFLSIGGDSIKAIQVVARMRDIGWKLQVGDILRCSTIASLVNYLQENDPHPEADAAITGEVPLTPLQIKFFNDNITQPHYYNQSILLDAGERVNEDRLKKAILKLWHSHAMLRATFPITDNVRTLKILPADMPGNDCFLVLSSVDEQVEEKMRYWQARFDLESGPLFRCLLFRDGEKDMIFLLAHHLIIDGVSWRILLEQLSRLYLMTNPEDLQLSATGSYYQWSVALKQRVQQISVAEQDYWEKMSESIKDEWPAERHIEKTFRHYELRSGVLSAEKTGQLLHMNLHGMGISIEEILLSCLSETICRWNGMDEITCYLESHGRSSTGDAAVFAETIGWFTMKYPIRLSGMPDADVAGNIQQTIHAMEQIPGNGEGYLCLKYLKEENVLKNGNEPFFTFNYLGQGDTLDNTPFSIHKISSFQQDIGGEIYMPSAVFFTLIITDGVLCIDISYHQGVYTRSAIEELLQLYILTLERYITELRSDTYSFKRTLSGIDTQGLNARELDEILNSI encoded by the coding sequence ATGAGCACCTTTCATATATCTCCCGTACAGAAAAGAATATTCAGACATTCAAGGGAAAAGCAACTATTTCATCATGCATTGTTCCATATAAACGTTCCTGTTGCCCATGATCTGGTACAACGCTGGCGCCAGCTGGTAAATAAGCATAGCATTCTGCGGACTACATTTACCTATAACAACAATGTATTACTCCCGTTCCAGGAAATAACAACTGCAGATCACACAACAGTAAAGGTAATTACAGCGGATGAAAAGGACATCGCGGATAACTGGAATATGTTCACAAAAGAAGAAAGTGATGCCATCAGGCTGATCATCTTTCAGACAACTGAGGAACAACCGGTTTATTTCGGCATCGTCTCGCCGGCTGTATATTTGGATAGCTGGTCTTTACGTTACCTGGCACAACAACTGATCACCACTGCCGGTATAAACGCGGAATCTCCGGAGTTTGTGCAATATGTGGAATGGCTGGAGCAACTTTCCCCTCCGGATGAAGGGCTTCCCGCCGGATTGGAAGCTGCATGGACAACGGGTACAGGAGCATGTACCCTTACGCTGGAAGAAGGGCATGCTGGTGGACAAACCTATATTACACAGGAAGTGATCCTCCCGGATGATCTGTTAACTGAGCTGAACGCTATCGCGCTCAAAATGGACCTCCGGCCATGTGATATCTGGTACTGGGCATGGACAAACCTGCTCGCTTTATACCAGGAGCAGGAACAGGGATCACATCTCCTGGTTTCTTCCGGGCGTAGCTTTGAAGAGTTCAGAGAAATTCCTGGTCCGTTTGCCAAAGCAATCACTTATCATATACGAAAAGAACAGCAGCAGGATATATTAAGCCTGAAAGAACAAAGAGAGAGTCTGGAGGTATACCGTGAATATTTTAATCCGGAAGGGATGCCTGCACATTCCTGTTCTTTTGAATACCTGGAGCGTATACATTTTCCTGAAACGGTGATGAAAGAAATGCCGGCCTGCATAGATAGTTTATCTGTTAATGAACCATTTGTGCTTTCGTTTTTTGCGGAAGAAAGGGTTGATACAACAAGAGTCATATTGCAGGCGAATGAACAGGCTATATCTGCAGTATCACTTGCCTGGATCAGCCATACCCTGCTGCAATATATCAAGGCCTTTGCAGAACAGGAAGGAGATGCAATAAATATTCCTGTATTGTTAACCCCGGATGCAGAAAAGAAAATACTGGATGAGCTGGTATTTGGAACTGACATATTATATGATAAGGAAACATTGACAGATATTTTTATAGATACGGTTACCCGTTTCCCGGAAAGTAACGCCGTGATCTGGGGGCAGGGAAGTATGACATACAGGGAACTGTTCTTTCGCGCCAGGCAATTATCAGAAACGTTAATGGAACAATTTGATATCTCTCCGGGCGATAGGGTAGTCGTACATGTTTCCCGCACAGAAAAAGTGGTGCCGCTTATCTGGGGAATTATTTTCAGTGGTGCTACTTATATCCCGGCAGATAAGCAATACCCGGAGGAAAGGATCCGGTATATCCTGGAACAGTCTGATGCAAAACTCCTCATCACAGACAGTACAATGGATACGATGCTAAAAAAGGTATCCATGGATCAGCTGTTGGCAGAATCCGCTGTAATCAGTTTGTCGCGTTCACTACCGGTATGCGGGGCTGATCATCCTGTTTACATATTATATACATCGGGTACCACCGGTTTGCCGAAAGGTTGTGTGATTACGATGGATAACCTGTTGCATTATACCCGTTGGGCAAACAGTTATTATTTCAATGATGCTGCAGAGGGAGTAATGCCATTATTTACAACGCTGGCATTTGATCTTACCGTTACTTCTTTTTTCTGCACGCTGATGAGAGGAGCTGCCTTATATGTGTTTGGAGAACAGGATTACATAAATCAACTTATCAGTGATTCCTTTAAAGGGTTATCCGGAATAGATACGATTAAATTGACACCATCACACATACGGATTTTGCCATATCTGGATGTGCATACCACTCACATAAACACCTGTATTGTAGGAGGTGAGGCATTACTTGAAAGTGATGTTAAAATATTGAGGGCCCTAAATCCAGGGATGAATATCTATAATGAATACGGTCCAACGGAATGTACGGTAGGCTGTATTGTATGGAAAGTGCCTGAAACATTCCATACAATCCTGGTAGGGAAACCTATCAGTAACACCAGTGCATTCATCTTTAACACGGATATGGAGTTGTGTTCACCCGGTATTGAGGGAGAAATTTATATCAGTGGAAAAACAGTTGGTGCCGGGTATTTCAGGGATGACGAAAAAACAGCAGCCAGGTTTATTCCTGTTGCCGGTACTTCCAGCAAATTGTATCGTACCGGCGACAAAGGCTATTGGATGCCGGATGGTAACATCCGTTATACAGGCAGGAATGATCAGATGATCAAAATCCGGGGTTACCGGATAGAACCGGGTGAAATAGCGGCTGTAATAAGACAGGTGGCTGGTGTGAATGATGCTTTTGTTATGGCATGTATGAATGCAGATAATGAATTGGAACTGGTAGGCTATTATGAAGGAACACAATTATTGACAGATAAAATACAGGCACAGCTTAACATCCATCTCCCTGTATACATGCATCCTCCTCACCTGATAGCGCTGGAGAAATTTCCACTGAATGTAAATGGTAAACTGGATATGGCTGCACTACCTTCTCCCGAAGAAGTACGCGGGCGTATGCATCATTATGTAGCACCACAAAAAAAGCTGGAAAAACTGCTGGCAGGTGTTTGGGAGACTGTAATGAAAAGAACACAGATAGGTATACATGATCATTTCCTGAGTATAGGTGGAGATTCCATTAAAGCTATCCAGGTTGTAGCACGGATGCGCGATATAGGATGGAAATTGCAGGTGGGGGATATCCTCAGGTGTTCAACGATCGCATCGCTGGTGAACTACCTGCAGGAAAATGATCCGCATCCTGAAGCAGATGCCGCCATCACAGGGGAAGTACCACTTACACCCTTGCAGATTAAATTTTTCAACGATAACATTACACAACCTCATTATTATAATCAGTCCATCCTGTTGGATGCGGGAGAGCGGGTGAATGAAGACCGGCTAAAAAAAGCCATTCTTAAATTGTGGCATTCACATGCCATGTTACGCGCTACTTTTCCAATAACAGACAATGTACGCACCCTGAAAATATTACCTGCGGACATGCCTGGAAATGATTGTTTCCTGGTGCTTTCAAGCGTTGATGAGCAGGTAGAAGAAAAGATGAGATACTGGCAGGCACGGTTTGACCTGGAAAGCGGGCCCTTGTTTCGCTGTTTATTGTTCCGCGATGGCGAAAAAGACATGATCTTCCTTTTGGCACATCATCTTATCATAGATGGTGTATCCTGGAGAATCTTACTGGAACAGTTATCCCGGCTATACCTGATGACCAACCCGGAAGACCTTCAGCTTTCAGCTACAGGGTCCTATTACCAGTGGTCAGTTGCTTTGAAGCAGCGGGTGCAGCAGATCTCTGTCGCTGAACAGGATTACTGGGAAAAGATGAGTGAAAGCATAAAAGATGAATGGCCGGCAGAAAGACATATAGAAAAAACATTCCGTCACTATGAATTGCGAAGTGGTGTTTTGTCCGCAGAGAAAACAGGTCAGTTGCTGCACATGAATCTCCATGGCATGGGAATATCGATCGAAGAGATCTTGCTATCCTGCCTGTCTGAAACGATCTGCAGGTGGAATGGGATGGACGAAATAACCTGTTACCTGGAATCTCATGGCAGAAGTAGTACCGGTGATGCTGCTGTTTTTGCAGAAACGATTGGCTGGTTTACCATGAAATACCCAATCAGGCTTTCCGGCATGCCGGATGCTGATGTAGCGGGCAACATTCAGCAAACCATTCATGCGATGGAACAAATACCCGGTAATGGAGAAGGGTATCTTTGTCTTAAATACCTGAAGGAAGAAAATGTGCTTAAAAATGGGAATGAGCCGTTTTTTACTTTCAATTACCTGGGACAAGGAGATACGCTGGATAATACTCCGTTTTCCATTCATAAAATATCCTCTTTTCAACAGGATATCGGGGGAGAAATTTATATGCCTTCTGCGGTTTTCTTTACACTGATTATTACAGATGGTGTTTTATGCATTGATATTTCTTATCACCAGGGAGTTTATACAAGGTCTGCCATTGAAGAGCTGTTGCAGCTATACATACTTACCCTTGAAAGATATATTACCGAATTGCGGAGTGATACCTATTCATTTAAAAGAACATTATCCGGAATAGATACCCAGGGGCTTAATGCAAGGGAGCTGGATGAGATACTTAATTCAATTTAA